The Catenuloplanes niger genome includes a window with the following:
- a CDS encoding GntR family transcriptional regulator — protein MAQRSTAWGAYRQIADALRGRIAAGEFSPEQPFPAESALSAEYGVARNTVRRALSLLTEEGILTFASGRRRLAGGGEHGMPEHRRIARDLSAQITGGTLRPGQALPSESTLTTEYSVARGTVRHALASLEGAGLVEARRGKGWFVRNSRSDGDPPLA, from the coding sequence GTGGCGCAGAGATCGACCGCCTGGGGTGCGTACCGGCAGATCGCGGACGCGTTGAGAGGACGGATCGCGGCCGGCGAGTTCTCGCCGGAGCAGCCGTTTCCGGCCGAGAGCGCGCTGTCCGCCGAGTACGGCGTAGCCCGCAACACGGTACGGCGAGCGCTGTCTCTGCTTACGGAGGAAGGCATCCTCACCTTCGCATCCGGCCGGCGGCGACTCGCGGGTGGCGGAGAGCACGGGATGCCGGAGCATCGCCGCATCGCACGCGACCTCAGTGCACAAATCACGGGCGGGACGCTGCGCCCAGGTCAGGCCCTTCCCAGCGAGTCGACGCTCACCACCGAGTACAGCGTCGCGCGCGGCACTGTCCGCCATGCGCTCGCCTCGCTGGAAGGTGCCGGACTCGTCGAGGCGAGACGGGGCAAGGGATGGTTCGTCCGGAACTCTCGGTCGGACGGAGATCCGCCATTAGCCTGA
- a CDS encoding HD domain-containing protein → MDAAGWARELSEQLLADVLPRRWNHSQGVGRKSETIAHLLGDDGDTLICAAWLHDIGYAPSLVDSGSHALDGARYLRDVAGADERICRLVAHHSCAAIEARNRGLHEQLEAEFPYLDAPVTDALTYCDMTTSPDGEPTEVHKRLDEILVRYEPGSTVHDSIAEAAPRIIQAVESTLRLHDR, encoded by the coding sequence ATGGATGCAGCGGGGTGGGCACGTGAACTTTCGGAACAGTTGCTGGCCGACGTCCTGCCCCGCCGCTGGAACCATAGCCAGGGCGTCGGCCGCAAGTCTGAGACGATCGCGCACCTGCTGGGCGACGACGGCGACACCCTGATCTGTGCTGCCTGGTTGCACGACATCGGCTATGCGCCCTCGCTCGTCGACAGCGGCTCGCACGCTCTTGACGGCGCCCGTTACCTCCGCGACGTGGCCGGTGCCGATGAGCGGATCTGCCGGCTGGTCGCGCATCATTCCTGCGCGGCGATCGAGGCGCGTAACCGCGGTCTCCACGAACAGCTTGAGGCAGAGTTCCCCTACCTCGACGCACCGGTGACGGACGCCCTCACCTACTGCGACATGACCACCAGCCCGGACGGTGAGCCCACCGAGGTCCACAAACGCCTGGACGAGATCCTGGTTCGGTACGAGCCGGGCAGTACGGTTCACGACTCCATCGCGGAAGCCGCGCCGCGCATCATCCAAGCCGTCGAGAGCACGCTACGGCTGCACGACCGCTAG
- a CDS encoding NUDIX domain-containing protein, which produces MGRRIDYFDDPSAPKANSIVPSANVVVTDDQGRILLIHRTDNDNWAVPGGAMDLGESLPDTAVRETFEETGIHVEVTGLVGIYTDPRHVILYTSNGEARQEFSVVFTARPIGGEPKTSDESREVRWMAPADIPDLTMDRSMRTRIMHYLSGDGVPHLG; this is translated from the coding sequence GTGGGACGCCGCATCGACTACTTCGACGACCCTTCGGCCCCGAAAGCCAACAGCATCGTCCCGTCCGCCAACGTCGTCGTGACCGACGACCAGGGCCGGATCCTCCTGATCCACCGCACGGACAATGACAACTGGGCGGTGCCGGGCGGCGCGATGGATCTGGGGGAGTCGCTGCCGGATACGGCGGTGCGCGAGACGTTCGAGGAGACCGGGATCCACGTCGAGGTCACCGGACTCGTCGGCATCTACACGGACCCACGCCACGTCATCCTCTACACCAGCAACGGCGAGGCGCGGCAGGAATTCTCGGTCGTCTTCACCGCGCGTCCGATCGGCGGCGAACCGAAGACCAGCGACGAGTCACGCGAGGTCCGCTGGATGGCGCCGGCGGACATCCCGGACCTCACCATGGACCGGTCCATGCGTACCCGGATCATGCACTACTTGTCCGGAGACGGGGTGCCGCACCTTGGATAG
- a CDS encoding DUF5919 domain-containing protein, translating to MDLAQALEVDPKSVERWITGRIPYRRHRYAVAAHLGVDEAYLWPDALTRDQVANASESEIISVYPHRWAVPSDLWRNFFDSAEREIGVLVFSGLFVAEDTGVQRVFRKKADNGGRVRILLGDPESAVVAQRGADEGVDDSMAAKIRNAMVLYRPLRDIDGIEFRLHETVLYNSIYVADDQLMVNTHIYGFGAYHAPVLHLRRVAGGGMVSTYLESFEQVWDSARPMD from the coding sequence GTGGATCTCGCGCAGGCGCTCGAAGTGGACCCGAAGAGCGTGGAGCGGTGGATCACCGGGCGTATTCCGTACCGGCGTCATCGCTACGCCGTGGCCGCTCATCTCGGTGTTGACGAGGCCTATCTCTGGCCGGATGCGCTGACGCGGGACCAGGTCGCCAACGCGTCCGAGAGCGAGATCATCAGTGTCTACCCGCACCGGTGGGCGGTGCCGTCCGACCTGTGGCGCAACTTCTTCGACTCTGCGGAGCGCGAGATCGGTGTCCTGGTCTTCAGTGGCTTGTTCGTCGCTGAGGACACCGGCGTGCAACGCGTCTTCCGTAAGAAGGCTGACAACGGCGGGCGGGTCCGCATTCTGCTCGGCGATCCGGAGAGCGCGGTCGTAGCTCAGCGCGGCGCGGACGAGGGCGTGGACGACAGCATGGCCGCGAAGATCCGCAACGCGATGGTGCTCTATCGGCCGTTGCGTGACATCGACGGCATCGAGTTCCGGCTGCACGAGACGGTGCTCTACAACTCGATCTACGTCGCGGACGACCAGCTCATGGTCAACACGCACATCTACGGCTTCGGCGCCTACCACGCCCCGGTGCTGCATCTGCGCCGCGTGGCCGGCGGCGGCATGGTGAGCACGTACCTGGAAAGCTTCGAGCAGGTCTGGGACAGCGCCAGGCCGATGGATTGA
- a CDS encoding FtsK/SpoIIIE domain-containing protein produces the protein MRRAYSRRWRRSHSDPIVVFPDRSPLFALALVALSKALFRYRSELAPVAVMVALYVTALVLHHRDPGAWPWIPASTVATATLTLWHPRYRSEEKACAFAAVMAAGAWLTAATAYGPGTAPLPTLLLVTTAVGAVPWWMHRRRRARVRVDRTIRAWPGMSERVGLAGSKIQSAVVDAWGWRASMVLRPGQTVADAVAQVPAIESGLGTRPGAVRVEADPAHAGRFVMRVLAADPHATAIPWPGPQSTSVADPIDIGVFEDAEHVRISVLRRHVLIGGTTDSGKSGVLNGLLGNLAACRDVVLWGIDLKGGMELRPWASCLDRLATTPAEAAALLDDANRILDARAHALGRDASRVWKPSAQRPALIVVIDEYAELTDTAPEAVDSAESIARRGRALAVTLLVATQRPTQKAMGGGALRSQMSTRICLRVRERRDVDLVLDRGMLAAGWHAHTLDAPGKFYVLADGHTRPRRARAYLVTDNDVRRTAAHHANSRPSLDAPSTNATDDVLEGTVITPEETLWRALDTAPATGRSVPDLIQLTGMKRTWIYDRLHAWARTGRAVQASRGRWRANRD, from the coding sequence ATGAGGCGGGCCTACTCCCGGCGTTGGCGCCGTAGCCACTCTGACCCGATCGTCGTCTTCCCCGACCGCTCACCGCTTTTCGCGCTCGCACTGGTGGCGCTGAGCAAGGCGCTCTTCCGATACCGCTCAGAGCTGGCACCTGTGGCCGTCATGGTTGCCCTCTACGTCACGGCGCTCGTTCTCCACCACCGCGATCCCGGCGCGTGGCCATGGATACCCGCCAGCACGGTGGCGACGGCGACTCTGACGCTGTGGCATCCCCGCTATCGATCCGAGGAGAAGGCTTGCGCGTTCGCCGCCGTCATGGCGGCGGGCGCGTGGCTCACCGCGGCCACCGCTTACGGGCCGGGCACCGCTCCCCTGCCGACGCTCCTCCTCGTCACCACGGCGGTCGGTGCGGTCCCGTGGTGGATGCATCGGAGGCGCCGCGCCCGAGTCCGCGTCGACCGCACGATCCGCGCCTGGCCCGGCATGTCGGAGCGGGTGGGCTTGGCCGGCTCGAAGATCCAGTCCGCCGTGGTGGACGCGTGGGGTTGGCGTGCCAGCATGGTCCTCCGGCCTGGCCAGACCGTCGCGGACGCCGTCGCCCAGGTCCCCGCGATCGAGTCGGGGCTCGGCACGCGCCCCGGCGCCGTCCGCGTCGAGGCGGATCCGGCGCACGCCGGCCGGTTCGTCATGCGCGTTCTCGCCGCCGACCCGCACGCCACCGCGATCCCCTGGCCGGGTCCACAGAGCACGTCCGTTGCCGACCCGATCGACATCGGCGTGTTCGAGGATGCCGAGCACGTTCGCATCTCCGTGCTGCGTCGTCACGTGCTGATCGGCGGCACCACCGACTCCGGCAAGAGCGGGGTCCTCAACGGCCTCCTCGGCAACCTCGCAGCCTGCCGGGACGTCGTCCTCTGGGGCATAGACCTCAAGGGCGGCATGGAACTGCGCCCGTGGGCGTCGTGCCTTGACCGGCTCGCCACCACTCCGGCGGAAGCGGCGGCGCTGCTGGACGATGCCAACCGCATCCTCGACGCCCGCGCGCACGCCCTCGGGCGCGACGCCTCCCGCGTCTGGAAACCGAGCGCCCAACGCCCGGCGCTGATCGTCGTCATCGACGAATACGCCGAACTCACCGACACCGCACCGGAGGCCGTCGACTCGGCCGAATCGATCGCCCGGCGGGGCCGCGCCCTCGCCGTCACCCTCCTCGTAGCGACCCAGCGGCCGACGCAGAAGGCGATGGGCGGCGGCGCGCTCAGGTCCCAGATGAGCACCCGCATCTGCCTCCGCGTCCGCGAGCGCCGCGATGTCGACCTCGTCCTCGACCGGGGCATGCTCGCGGCCGGCTGGCACGCCCACACGCTCGACGCACCCGGCAAGTTCTACGTCCTGGCGGACGGCCACACCCGCCCGCGTCGTGCACGTGCCTATCTCGTCACCGACAACGACGTCCGCCGCACGGCAGCGCACCACGCGAACAGCCGGCCGTCCCTTGACGCGCCGTCGACGAACGCCACGGACGACGTGCTCGAAGGCACCGTGATCACGCCGGAAGAGACGCTGTGGCGAGCGCTCGACACCGCACCCGCCACCGGCCGTTCGGTGCCCGACCTCATCCAACTCACCGGCATGAAGCGCACCTGGATCTACGACCGGCTCCACGCCTGGGCACGCACCGGCCGCGCCGTTCAGGCCTCTCGCGGACGGTGGCGAGCCAACAGGGATTGA
- a CDS encoding cellulose binding domain-containing protein has protein sequence MPGKHSVGVATSGFFGISPTRSRLAIAGGVVAALVVGSAVWSLTSRSDDDERPSLIVIPTAALSGPPEGVITADPLEDESPSPAPSATATSPAPAPSSATAAPRTTAPAAPPSPTRAPADGLGARYVLGSTWNDGFVSNVVIGNATGANTTWQVRLTYPADVEIAVTGFWNATASVSGTTLVLDGGPLAANGEIQAGFQATKNTPAQVNPVSCTINGVPCAGFRPAGGYLM, from the coding sequence GTGCCCGGCAAGCACTCCGTGGGCGTCGCCACCAGCGGTTTCTTCGGCATCTCACCGACCCGTTCCCGGCTCGCGATCGCCGGCGGCGTGGTCGCCGCGCTGGTCGTCGGCAGCGCGGTGTGGTCGCTCACCAGCCGGTCGGACGATGACGAGCGGCCGTCCCTGATCGTGATCCCGACCGCGGCGCTGTCCGGCCCACCGGAGGGCGTCATCACCGCGGACCCGCTGGAGGACGAGTCGCCGTCCCCGGCCCCGTCCGCGACGGCCACCTCGCCGGCGCCGGCCCCGTCGTCGGCCACCGCCGCGCCCCGCACCACCGCGCCCGCCGCCCCGCCGTCGCCGACCCGCGCGCCCGCCGACGGCCTCGGCGCGCGATACGTGCTCGGCAGCACCTGGAACGACGGCTTCGTGTCGAACGTGGTCATCGGCAACGCCACCGGCGCGAACACGACCTGGCAGGTCCGCCTCACCTACCCCGCCGACGTCGAGATCGCCGTCACCGGCTTCTGGAACGCGACCGCCTCCGTCTCCGGCACCACGCTCGTCCTCGACGGCGGCCCACTCGCCGCCAACGGCGAGATCCAAGCCGGTTTCCAGGCCACCAAGAACACTCCCGCCCAGGTCAACCCGGTCTCCTGCACGATCAACGGCGTACCCTGCGCCGGCTTCCGACCCGCCGGCGGGTATCTCATGTGA
- the smpB gene encoding SsrA-binding protein SmpB produces MPREKGRKVVASNRKARHDYTILDTVEAGMALTGTEVKSLRAGRASLVDAFAQVSNGEIFLHAMHIPEYTQGTWTNHEPRRIRKLLLKRGEILKLAGKVREDGLTMVPLQVYFSDGWAKVELGLARGKRDYDKRQDLAKRDAAKEINRALGRRGKGMD; encoded by the coding sequence ATGCCGCGCGAAAAGGGGCGCAAGGTGGTGGCCTCGAATCGCAAGGCGCGCCACGACTACACGATCCTCGACACCGTCGAGGCCGGGATGGCGCTGACCGGCACCGAGGTCAAGTCGCTGCGGGCCGGGCGGGCGTCGCTGGTCGACGCGTTCGCGCAGGTCAGCAACGGTGAGATCTTCCTGCACGCGATGCACATCCCGGAGTACACCCAGGGCACCTGGACCAACCACGAGCCGCGGCGGATCCGGAAGCTGCTGCTCAAGCGCGGCGAGATCCTGAAGCTGGCCGGAAAGGTCCGCGAGGACGGGCTGACCATGGTGCCGCTGCAGGTGTACTTCTCGGACGGCTGGGCCAAGGTCGAGCTCGGGCTGGCGCGCGGTAAGCGGGACTACGACAAGCGGCAGGACCTCGCGAAGCGGGACGCGGCCAAGGAGATCAACCGGGCGCTCGGCCGGCGCGGCAAGGGCATGGACTGA
- a CDS encoding M23 family metallopeptidase, translating into MKSYRSALVALLTLAFTAPGPAAPATAAGPDLAGAAPTGAALAGAAPAGAARAAEARATTAAPATASARAAGLAGVSAHAAALAGTPGRAAALADTAARAAELAAAPARAADIPARAAAPARAAAPAAAAPVGAAAGDPRDDQRRIEREVAKAAAILEGATDRARAAARSLAAASAGLPPAQARAEQARGRVAAAQAAADTAERKAGTARAAQAAATGRFDRAERDVADAREKLGDLAAATFRGGNIGTLNVLIDANPTTFADRLGYVDRVLATQRGALTRVVNARGAARDAQNAATTARRAADAAHADATAKLADARAAQRVAEDAVAVVQRLTDQRRAALGVAQQERAGSLARYRDARAAESRVAAEVRAWENRRRAHRRGGAVNGGGSTRMRTGARLLMPVRGWKSSNFGWRFDPYYRVWQLHTGVDIAAGGGQPIWAADDGEVIRAGWANGYGNFTCVAHGDVAGQGVTTCYGHQSRILVHRGQRVRRGQLIGRVGTTGASTGYHLHFEVRVDGTPKQPLNWLPNCLC; encoded by the coding sequence GTGAAGTCCTATCGCAGCGCACTCGTGGCCCTGCTGACGTTGGCGTTCACCGCACCCGGGCCCGCGGCACCCGCCACGGCGGCCGGCCCCGACCTCGCCGGCGCGGCACCCACCGGCGCCGCGCTCGCCGGGGCTGCCCCTGCCGGCGCCGCACGTGCCGCCGAAGCACGTGCCACCACCGCGGCACCCGCCACCGCTTCGGCCCGCGCCGCCGGACTGGCCGGCGTTTCGGCCCACGCCGCCGCGCTGGCTGGCACTCCCGGTCGCGCCGCTGCGCTGGCTGACACTGCCGCTCGCGCCGCCGAGCTCGCTGCCGCACCGGCCCGCGCTGCTGACATTCCGGCCCGCGCCGCCGCACCAGCCCGTGCCGCGGCCCCCGCGGCTGCCGCGCCGGTCGGGGCCGCCGCGGGTGACCCGCGTGACGACCAGCGCCGGATCGAGCGGGAGGTGGCCAAGGCCGCCGCGATCCTGGAGGGCGCCACCGACCGGGCGCGGGCCGCCGCGCGCAGCCTCGCCGCCGCCAGCGCCGGTCTGCCGCCCGCCCAGGCCCGCGCCGAGCAGGCCCGCGGCCGGGTGGCCGCCGCTCAGGCCGCCGCGGACACCGCGGAGCGGAAGGCCGGCACGGCCCGCGCCGCCCAGGCCGCCGCCACCGGCCGCTTCGACCGGGCCGAGCGCGACGTGGCCGACGCCCGGGAGAAGCTCGGCGACCTTGCCGCCGCCACCTTCAGGGGCGGCAACATCGGCACGCTCAACGTGCTCATCGACGCCAACCCGACCACGTTCGCGGACCGGCTGGGCTACGTCGACCGGGTCCTCGCCACGCAGCGGGGCGCGCTCACCCGCGTGGTGAACGCGCGCGGCGCCGCCCGCGACGCCCAGAACGCGGCCACCACCGCCCGCCGTGCCGCCGACGCCGCGCACGCGGACGCGACCGCGAAGCTCGCCGACGCGCGGGCGGCCCAGCGCGTCGCCGAGGACGCGGTCGCGGTCGTGCAACGCCTCACCGACCAGCGCCGCGCCGCGCTCGGGGTGGCCCAGCAGGAGCGTGCCGGCAGCCTCGCCCGCTACCGCGACGCCCGCGCCGCCGAGTCGCGGGTCGCCGCGGAGGTGCGCGCCTGGGAGAACCGTCGCCGCGCGCACCGGCGTGGTGGTGCCGTCAACGGCGGCGGCAGCACCCGGATGCGCACCGGCGCCCGCCTGCTCATGCCGGTCCGCGGCTGGAAGTCCAGCAACTTCGGCTGGCGCTTCGACCCGTACTACCGGGTCTGGCAACTCCACACCGGCGTCGACATCGCGGCCGGCGGCGGCCAGCCGATCTGGGCCGCCGACGACGGCGAGGTCATCCGCGCCGGCTGGGCCAACGGCTACGGCAACTTCACCTGCGTCGCGCACGGCGACGTCGCCGGCCAGGGCGTCACCACCTGCTACGGCCACCAGTCCCGCATCCTCGTCCACCGCGGCCAACGCGTCCGCCGCGGCCAGCTCATCGGCCGGGTCGGCACCACCGGCGCGAGCACCGGCTACCACCTGCACTTCGAGGTCCGCGTCGACGGCACCCCGAAACAGCCGCTCAACTGGCTCCCCAACTGCCTCTGCTGA
- the ftsX gene encoding permease-like cell division protein FtsX: MRLKYVLSEVLVGLWRNVTMTIAMIITMSVSLTMLGASALLYLQANEMKDFYYANIEVAMFLKSDVNDEQRLELDAALKSDELVQSYELETKEKALEKFQTLWRDTPDLVESVTAEQLPESFRVKLNNPEQYQDFAAKYASAEGVDEILDQRALLEKVFGILNSVQTMSLVASSIMAIAALLLVGNTIQVAAYSKRREVAVMKLVGASNWFIQAPFVLEAVAAGVLGALLGFGALVLGKIFLIDGALRDLTELLTPLNWENVLLMLPFMAGAGALVSAVTAWTTLRFYLRV; this comes from the coding sequence ATGCGTCTGAAATATGTCCTGTCCGAAGTGCTGGTCGGACTGTGGCGCAACGTCACGATGACCATCGCCATGATCATCACGATGTCCGTCTCGCTGACCATGCTGGGTGCCAGCGCGCTGCTGTACCTGCAGGCCAACGAGATGAAGGACTTCTACTACGCGAACATCGAAGTGGCGATGTTCCTGAAGTCCGACGTCAACGATGAGCAGAGGCTCGAGCTCGACGCCGCGCTGAAGTCCGACGAGCTGGTCCAGTCGTACGAGCTGGAGACCAAGGAAAAGGCGCTCGAGAAGTTCCAGACGCTGTGGCGCGACACGCCCGACCTCGTGGAGTCGGTGACCGCCGAGCAGCTGCCCGAGTCGTTCCGGGTCAAGCTGAACAACCCCGAGCAGTACCAGGACTTCGCGGCCAAGTACGCGTCGGCCGAGGGCGTCGACGAGATCCTCGACCAGCGCGCGCTGCTGGAGAAGGTCTTCGGCATCCTCAACTCGGTCCAGACCATGTCGCTGGTCGCCTCGTCGATCATGGCGATCGCCGCGCTGCTGCTGGTCGGTAACACCATTCAGGTGGCCGCGTACAGCAAGCGCCGCGAGGTCGCGGTCATGAAGCTGGTCGGCGCGTCCAACTGGTTCATCCAGGCACCGTTCGTGCTGGAGGCCGTCGCCGCCGGTGTGCTCGGCGCGCTCCTCGGCTTCGGCGCGCTGGTGCTCGGCAAGATCTTCCTCATCGACGGTGCGCTCCGCGACCTGACCGAGCTGCTGACCCCGCTCAACTGGGAGAACGTGCTGCTCATGCTGCCGTTCATGGCGGGCGCCGGCGCACTGGTCAGCGCCGTCACCGCGTGGACCACGCTCCGGTTCTACCTGCGGGTCTAG
- the ftsE gene encoding cell division ATP-binding protein FtsE — MIQLENVTKTYPKASRPSLDDVSVGIEKGEFVFFIGPSGSGKSTIIKLLLHEVAPNKGKVIVNSKDVTSMRSWKIPHFRRSIGCVFQDFRLLPNRTAYENVAFALEVIGKTKAVARRVVPEVLELVGLGGKEHRYPHELSGGEQQRVAVARAFVNRPLILLADEPTGNLDPDTSIEIMRLLDRINRTGTTVVMVTHDSNIVNQMRRRVIEIESGRIVRDQPRGVYG; from the coding sequence GTGATTCAGCTTGAGAACGTGACCAAGACGTATCCGAAGGCGTCCCGGCCGTCGCTGGACGATGTGTCGGTCGGGATCGAAAAGGGCGAGTTCGTCTTCTTCATCGGCCCGTCCGGCTCCGGCAAGTCCACGATCATCAAGCTGCTGCTGCACGAGGTCGCCCCGAACAAGGGCAAGGTGATCGTCAACTCCAAGGACGTCACCTCCATGCGCTCGTGGAAGATCCCGCACTTCCGGCGCTCGATCGGCTGCGTCTTCCAGGACTTCCGGCTCCTGCCCAACCGGACGGCCTACGAGAACGTCGCCTTCGCGCTCGAGGTGATCGGCAAGACCAAGGCGGTCGCCCGCCGGGTCGTGCCCGAGGTGCTGGAACTCGTCGGTCTCGGTGGCAAGGAGCACCGTTACCCGCACGAGCTCTCCGGCGGTGAGCAGCAGCGTGTCGCGGTGGCCCGTGCCTTCGTCAACCGCCCCCTGATCCTGCTGGCGGACGAGCCCACCGGAAACCTGGACCCGGACACCTCGATCGAGATCATGCGCCTGCTGGACCGGATCAACCGGACCGGCACCACCGTCGTCATGGTGACTCACGACTCCAACATCGTGAACCAGATGCGCCGACGGGTCATCGAGATCGAGAGCGGCCGGATCGTCCGTGACCAGCCGCGCGGTGTTTACGGCTGA
- the prfB gene encoding peptide chain release factor 2, whose protein sequence is MTAADFSDQLKHLDATLRNIEGVLDVDKLRREKAELEEQAAEPNLWDDQARAQVVTSKLSYINGEIQKLENLRSRLDDAFVLLELSEGEDDASSLGDVGSEIAGLTKAVDELEVRTLLSGEYDAREALVAVRAGAGGVDAADFAEMLLRMYLRWAERHGYPTEVYETSYAEEAGLKSATFTVKAPYAYGTLSVESGTHRLVRISPFDNQGRRQTSFAGVEVMPVVEQTDHIDIPENEMRVDVYRSSGPGGQSVNTTDSAVRITHIPTGIVVTCQNEKSQLQNKASALRVLQARLLERKRQEEQAKMQGLKTDAAGSWGDQMRSYVLHPYQMVKDLRTEHETGNPTSVFDGELDSFIEAGIKWRKQQQLSGDAA, encoded by the coding sequence GTGACTGCAGCCGACTTTTCCGACCAGCTCAAGCACCTCGACGCCACCCTACGGAACATCGAGGGCGTCCTCGACGTCGACAAGCTCCGCCGGGAGAAGGCGGAGCTGGAGGAGCAGGCCGCCGAGCCGAACCTCTGGGACGACCAGGCGCGCGCCCAGGTGGTGACCTCGAAGCTCTCGTACATCAACGGCGAGATCCAGAAGCTGGAGAACCTCCGCTCCCGGCTCGACGACGCGTTCGTCCTGCTCGAGCTCTCCGAGGGGGAGGACGACGCCTCCTCGCTCGGCGACGTGGGCAGCGAGATCGCGGGCCTGACCAAGGCCGTAGACGAGCTCGAGGTCCGCACGCTGCTGTCCGGTGAGTACGACGCCCGCGAGGCGCTCGTCGCGGTGCGCGCCGGCGCCGGTGGCGTGGACGCGGCCGACTTCGCGGAGATGCTGCTGCGGATGTACCTGCGGTGGGCGGAGCGGCACGGCTACCCCACGGAGGTCTACGAGACGTCGTACGCGGAGGAGGCGGGCCTGAAGTCCGCCACCTTCACGGTCAAGGCGCCGTACGCGTACGGCACGCTCAGTGTCGAGTCGGGCACCCACCGGCTGGTGCGGATCAGCCCGTTCGACAACCAGGGCCGCCGGCAGACGAGCTTCGCCGGCGTCGAGGTGATGCCGGTCGTCGAGCAGACCGACCACATCGACATCCCGGAGAACGAGATGCGGGTCGACGTCTACCGTTCGTCCGGCCCCGGTGGACAGAGCGTCAACACGACCGACTCTGCGGTGCGGATCACACACATTCCCACCGGCATCGTCGTGACCTGCCAGAACGAGAAGTCGCAGCTGCAGAACAAGGCGTCCGCGCTGCGCGTGCTGCAGGCCCGGCTGCTGGAGCGCAAGCGTCAGGAGGAGCAGGCCAAGATGCAGGGCCTGAAGACCGACGCGGCCGGTTCGTGGGGCGACCAGATGCGGTCGTACGTGCTGCACCCGTATCAGATGGTGAAGGATTTGCGAACCGAGCACGAGACGGGCAATCCGACCTCGGTGTTCGACGGTGAGCTGGACTCTTTCATCGAGGCCGGCATCAAGTGGCGTAAGCAGCAGCAGTTGAGTGGCGACGCCGCGTAA
- a CDS encoding PadR family transcriptional regulator, which translates to MAETGINPTAAALLGLLHEGPMTGGQLMGQAERRLGPFWSMTRSQVYRELPALAEMGYVRLGKPGPRSSQPYAITASGKRAFSRWLTDTPGRDAIRNPIALRVAFGEQHSEGQMSALVAGANEYHTAALASAREQAKEAKKAGDNFGASALEFAVAYHKAALTWLKTAPGA; encoded by the coding sequence ATGGCCGAGACAGGAATCAACCCAACCGCGGCTGCCCTCCTCGGGCTGCTCCACGAGGGGCCGATGACGGGTGGGCAACTCATGGGTCAGGCGGAGCGCCGCCTTGGCCCCTTCTGGTCGATGACCCGAAGCCAGGTTTACCGGGAATTGCCGGCGCTCGCCGAGATGGGTTATGTCCGGCTGGGTAAGCCGGGCCCCCGCTCGAGCCAGCCCTACGCGATCACGGCGTCCGGAAAGCGCGCGTTCAGCCGTTGGCTGACCGACACCCCGGGGCGCGATGCCATTCGCAACCCGATCGCGCTCCGCGTCGCGTTTGGGGAGCAGCACAGTGAGGGTCAGATGAGTGCGTTGGTCGCCGGTGCCAACGAGTACCACACGGCCGCGCTGGCATCCGCGCGTGAGCAGGCCAAGGAGGCGAAGAAGGCGGGGGACAACTTCGGGGCGTCCGCGCTGGAGTTCGCGGTGGCCTACCACAAGGCGGCGCTCACCTGGCTGAAGACGGCGCCGGGCGCCTGA